In Neoarius graeffei isolate fNeoGra1 chromosome 17, fNeoGra1.pri, whole genome shotgun sequence, a single window of DNA contains:
- the zgc:153184 gene encoding capZ-interacting protein isoform X1, which produces MEEATPVKVSVAELAGKFKSHPLPMPGNSERKPVQRSPPCSVQLHDQMDCESDKEKPTITPQPPPKTKLKNSPLIEKLQANPILSPNILLNSAKSPEGKQQAVPFCPISPQSLTLRPSQQQGANEVPISFEQPAEGTTLPSFNKSRVRLSFKRRPPTRQRRKSADEEGGPDTPEENRSSCDLHSPDDTPDKNGNTKDALNVAQEETHESQEDSAPSITVQDTELQEEHNDVTKDIEGTEDTEGENKDKEQVAEEKSSGDPEASEAVDNQQEKKALEEHSVEEMEGSKTEEETSGQSTEENMDAEDQDQDQASAD; this is translated from the exons GAGGCAACTCCAGTCAAGGTATCAGTGGCTGAACTGGCTGGGAAGTTCAAAAGTCATCCACTGCCAATGCCAGGGAATTCTGAG AGAAAACCTGTTCAAAGGAGCCCTCCATGTTCTGTGCAATTACACGACCAGATGGATTGTGAGAGTGATAAGGAG AAACCGACTATTACACCTCAACCTCCTCCAAAGACCAAGCTGAAGAATTCTCCCCTCATAGAGAAACTGCAG GCCAATCCCATATTGTCACCTAATATACTGCTCAACTCGGCTAAAAGTCCAGAAGGGAAGCAACAGGCTGTACCATTCTGTCCCATCAGTCCCCAGAGTCTCACCCTGAGGCCCTCTCAGCAGCAAGGTGCCAATGAGGTGCCCATCAGCTTTGAGCAACCAGCTGAGGGCACCACACTGCCCAGCTTCAACAAG AGTCGAGTCCGGCTGTCTTTTAAGCGGCGGCCACCCACACGCCAGCGCAGGAAGTCAGCAGATGAAGAGGGGGGTCCAGACACACCTGAGGAAAACAGGTCTTCttgtgatctgcacagtcctgatGACACTCCTGACAAGAATGGCAATACTAAGGATGCGTTGAATGTTGCTCAGGAAGAGACACACGAGAGCCAGGAAGACTCTGCTCCTTCCATCACTGTACAAGACACAGAGCTGCAGGAAGAACACAATGATGTGACCAAGGACATTGAGGGTACTGAAGACACTGAAGGGGAGAACAAGGACAAAGAACAAGTAGCAGAGGAAAAGAGCTCAGGAGATCCTGAGGCTTCAGAAGCTGTGGACAACCAACAAGAGAAAAAGGCACTTGAGGAACATAGTGTAGAGGAGATGGAAGGATCAAAAACAGAAGAAGAAACTTCAGGACAGTCTACTGAAGAGAACATGGATGCAGAG gATCAAGATCAGGATCAAGCTTCTGCAGACTGA
- the zgc:153184 gene encoding capZ-interacting protein isoform X2 has protein sequence MEEATPVKVSVAELAGKFKSHPLPMPGNSEANPILSPNILLNSAKSPEGKQQAVPFCPISPQSLTLRPSQQQGANEVPISFEQPAEGTTLPSFNKSRVRLSFKRRPPTRQRRKSADEEGGPDTPEENRSSCDLHSPDDTPDKNGNTKDALNVAQEETHESQEDSAPSITVQDTELQEEHNDVTKDIEGTEDTEGENKDKEQVAEEKSSGDPEASEAVDNQQEKKALEEHSVEEMEGSKTEEETSGQSTEENMDAEDQDQDQASAD, from the exons GAGGCAACTCCAGTCAAGGTATCAGTGGCTGAACTGGCTGGGAAGTTCAAAAGTCATCCACTGCCAATGCCAGGGAATTCTGAG GCCAATCCCATATTGTCACCTAATATACTGCTCAACTCGGCTAAAAGTCCAGAAGGGAAGCAACAGGCTGTACCATTCTGTCCCATCAGTCCCCAGAGTCTCACCCTGAGGCCCTCTCAGCAGCAAGGTGCCAATGAGGTGCCCATCAGCTTTGAGCAACCAGCTGAGGGCACCACACTGCCCAGCTTCAACAAG AGTCGAGTCCGGCTGTCTTTTAAGCGGCGGCCACCCACACGCCAGCGCAGGAAGTCAGCAGATGAAGAGGGGGGTCCAGACACACCTGAGGAAAACAGGTCTTCttgtgatctgcacagtcctgatGACACTCCTGACAAGAATGGCAATACTAAGGATGCGTTGAATGTTGCTCAGGAAGAGACACACGAGAGCCAGGAAGACTCTGCTCCTTCCATCACTGTACAAGACACAGAGCTGCAGGAAGAACACAATGATGTGACCAAGGACATTGAGGGTACTGAAGACACTGAAGGGGAGAACAAGGACAAAGAACAAGTAGCAGAGGAAAAGAGCTCAGGAGATCCTGAGGCTTCAGAAGCTGTGGACAACCAACAAGAGAAAAAGGCACTTGAGGAACATAGTGTAGAGGAGATGGAAGGATCAAAAACAGAAGAAGAAACTTCAGGACAGTCTACTGAAGAGAACATGGATGCAGAG gATCAAGATCAGGATCAAGCTTCTGCAGACTGA